One region of Intestinimonas massiliensis (ex Afouda et al. 2020) genomic DNA includes:
- a CDS encoding sodium:solute symporter family protein, whose protein sequence is MNMYAVFTLVLCGVYGVFMVIQGLANYRKTSGSTETFYNADRGVNTFMLVCSTAVSVFSGLAFYGWPSSSYKLGAGYISGMGAFCVGLEFAVIGYRLWLLGKEYGFTTPIDFLRSRYYSEKYGVFCAILMVAMIVPYVALQLITIGDGMNVSTKGFVPYFLAVLFACAIICFHVFGGGMKAVAWMDTFNFILGVGTLWVLVVVLVVRNFDGGMVGVYEAIKNDPVSVANLGAPGATGYFTIPGIINQALTASVATIVWPHIYSRCYIAKSKKNFEVMAWGLPLGYLMTFTGLILIGIYIGPGILGSGFDKADSLVPYLATNFAPPIVSAVAMLCLFAFAISTGESMLLSGTAMVTKDLFVRHRFLLKGLPADDKKVVHWTRIVVIIMMIGMLIIVWLRPAAIVDYAYKLSSPYFAMVMPATIGGLFWKKGTKEGAWAGTIVGCIIVTLGTFFIKNLPLGLSALSWGLLINAVLYIVVSLCTKCPEEIADKYITRVENYISAGTDMDTIVGNTILASTFRPEQLASKR, encoded by the coding sequence ATGAATATGTACGCAGTTTTTACGCTGGTGCTCTGCGGAGTTTATGGCGTCTTCATGGTCATTCAGGGCCTGGCCAACTACCGAAAGACCAGCGGCTCGACCGAGACCTTCTACAACGCCGACCGCGGCGTCAACACCTTTATGCTCGTCTGCTCCACTGCCGTATCGGTGTTCAGCGGCCTGGCCTTCTACGGCTGGCCTTCTTCGTCCTATAAGCTGGGCGCCGGCTACATCTCCGGTATGGGCGCCTTCTGCGTTGGCCTGGAGTTCGCGGTGATTGGCTACCGCCTGTGGCTCCTGGGCAAGGAGTATGGCTTTACAACACCGATTGATTTCCTGCGCAGCCGCTATTATTCCGAGAAGTACGGCGTGTTCTGTGCGATTCTCATGGTGGCCATGATTGTGCCCTATGTGGCTCTGCAGCTCATCACCATTGGCGATGGTATGAACGTCTCAACCAAGGGCTTCGTGCCCTACTTCCTCGCGGTACTCTTTGCCTGCGCCATCATCTGTTTCCATGTATTCGGAGGCGGCATGAAGGCGGTGGCCTGGATGGATACCTTTAACTTTATCTTGGGTGTGGGTACCCTGTGGGTGCTGGTCGTCGTCCTGGTGGTGCGGAACTTCGACGGCGGTATGGTAGGGGTTTACGAGGCCATCAAGAACGATCCAGTGTCCGTGGCCAACTTAGGGGCGCCGGGTGCCACCGGCTACTTCACCATCCCCGGCATCATCAACCAGGCCCTTACCGCCTCGGTCGCCACGATTGTGTGGCCCCACATCTATTCCCGCTGCTACATTGCAAAGAGCAAGAAGAACTTTGAGGTCATGGCGTGGGGCCTGCCGCTGGGCTACCTGATGACCTTCACCGGCCTGATTCTCATCGGTATTTACATCGGCCCCGGCATCCTGGGCTCCGGCTTTGACAAGGCGGACTCTCTAGTGCCCTATCTGGCCACAAACTTCGCGCCCCCCATCGTCAGTGCCGTCGCCATGCTGTGTCTCTTCGCCTTTGCTATCTCTACCGGCGAGTCAATGCTTCTGTCCGGTACGGCCATGGTGACCAAGGACCTGTTTGTTCGGCATCGTTTCCTGCTAAAAGGACTGCCTGCCGACGACAAAAAGGTAGTGCATTGGACCCGCATCGTGGTAATCATTATGATGATCGGTATGCTCATCATCGTCTGGCTGCGGCCGGCTGCCATCGTGGATTACGCCTACAAGCTCTCCTCCCCCTACTTTGCCATGGTCATGCCCGCCACCATCGGCGGCCTGTTCTGGAAAAAGGGGACCAAGGAGGGGGCCTGGGCGGGTACCATCGTGGGCTGCATCATCGTCACCCTTGGCACGTTCTTCATTAAAAATCTGCCTCTGGGTTTGTCTGCGCTCTCCTGGGGCCTGCTCATCAACGCCGTCCTCTACATCGTGGTCAGTCTGTGCACCAAATGTCCGGAGGAGATTGCAGACAAGTACATTACCCGGGTGGAAAATTACATCAGCGCCGGTACCGATATGGATACAATTGTGGGCAATACCATCTTAGCCTCCACCTTCCGTCCTGAGCAATTGGCCAGCAAGCGCTGA